The DNA sequence CCATGAGCTTCACACCACGAACCAGACAGGATTGGAGTATTGGACCTACCACCATGGCGGCCGCCGGAAGTGGAAACCGggacgccggcggcggcagcaacGCCACGCCCATGCACGTGGTGATGCTCCCGTGGCTCGCCTTCGGCCACATTGTCCCGTTCGCGCAGCTGGCGCGGAGGCTGctggcctcctcctccgccgtccGCGTCACGTTCCTCACGGCCGCCGGGAACGTCCCGCGCGTCGAGGCCATGCTGTCCTCTGCCGCCTCCGCCGGCGGGGTGGCCGTCGTGCCGCTGAACCTTCCCCGCGTGCCGGGGCTTCCAGAGGGCGCCGCCAGCACGGCGAACCTCTCGCCCGAGGGCGCCGAGCTGCTCAAGGTCTCGCTGGACGCCGCCAGGCCCCAGGTGGCCGCGCTGCTGGCCGAGCTCCGGCCGGACGCCGTGCTGCTCGACTTCGCCACCCCGTGGGCCTCCCACGACGCCGCGGCGCTGGGCGTCAAGTCGTTCCACTTCAGCGTCTTCTCCGCCGTCGCGTGCGCGTACCTCGCCGTCCCCGCGCGCCGCCCCGACGGGGCCGGAGCGGGGGCGCTGCCGTCGGCGCACGACCTCTTGTCCGTCCCCACTGGCTTTCCAGCCTCCTCCCCGCTCGCCGCCACCGGCGTTCCGGCGTACCAGGCCACTGACTTCACCTACATGTTCAGCAGCTTCGGCGGCAAGCCCTGCGTCCATGAACGCCTGGTCGCCGGCATCCAGGCCTGCGACGGCGTCGTGTACAAGACCTGCGCCGAGATGGAGGGCGCCTACGTCGAGTACCTTGCCGCCCAGTATCGGAAGCCCGTGCTCATGGCGGGGCCTCTGGTGCCGGACCGGCCACAGGGGGAGTTGGACGAGCGCTGGTCCACCTGGCTGTCGGCGTTCCCGGACGGCGCCGTCGTCTTCGCGTCGTTCGGCAGCGAGACGTTCCTGCCGCCCGCCGCGGCGATGGAGCTCCTCCTGGGGCTCGAGGCCACCGGCCGCCCGTTCCTCGCCGTGCTCAACTGCCCGGACGGAGAAGCGGTCGTCGCGCCGCCAGGGTTCGCGGAGAGGGTGGCAGGTAGGGGCGTGGTGTGCTCCGGCTGGGTGCAGCAGCAGCACATCCTGCACCACCGGAGCGTGGGGTGCTACGTCACCCACGTCGGGTTCAGCTCCGTCGTGGAGGGGCTCGTCGCCGGCTGCCGCCTCGTGCTGCTGCCCATGAAGGGCGACCAGTACCTTAACGCGGCGCTGTTCGCGCGCGAGCTCCGCGTGGGCGTCGAGGTGGCGCGCCGCGACGAGGACGGCTGGTTCGGGCGGCAGGACGTGTGCGACGCTgtcgcggcggcggtggcggacgGAGGGGAAGGGGAGGCGAGGAAGTGGGCCGACTTCTTGACCGACGACGGCGTGCAGGGAAGGTTCGCCGACGAGTTCGTCCGGCAGCTCAGGGAGCTCGTCAGTGCGGCCTCGAGTTGATTGAGCGCTCGACGCCTCGACCTTGTGTTAAATGTACGCTTTATTCTCTTGTGTAACGCGCTGTCAAGTGTCAACTGTGATCACCGCTGGTGTGCACTTGTATGTTCcctttcttttcctttctttttgtGAAGTTTTAAAGTCTATACTCCTTCACATATCATATTTCAATAaatcaattaattattttatgaCTCGCtgaattcataaaaaaatactATTCAATATTTATACATCTAAATAATTTTACTATAAAAAGACATGGCATGTTGACTTAATTATTCCGCCACGAGTtacataaggccttgtttagttcaccccgaaatccaaaaaattttcaagattccctgtcacatcgaatcttacggcgcatgcataaagtattaaatatagacgaaaacaaaaactaatcacacaatttgactgtaaatcacaagacgaatcatttgatcctaattagtatatgattggataagatttaccacaaacaaacgaaagtgctacagtgccgaaatccgaaatttttttaaactaaacaaggcctaagttattTTGAACAAGACGGTGTCTAAAGACATGAATAGATATATGTATCGTTGGGGTTAAACACTCTAAAATGTACTGTGAGGGCAGTCTTAACGCACTCTCTCTGTCCCTGAAAACTTTAATTtttagagttgtcttaagttaaattttttaaactttggtcaaattttaaaaaatgctaaaatttatagtaccaaattagtaccattagatttattatagatatttttataaaatactcattttatgtcatgGATATTgatattcttttctataaaattggtcaaacttaaaaaaaaaatttgactgACACGAATTTTAGAAATTGAAGTTtttagggacagagggagtagattTCACGGGGGTTTATGCACATTAATAGGATGCCATATGAGCAGAAATTTGAGTTTTTGTATGTATTAaataggagagagaaggaaaacATTTGCTAGAGACGAGATGAGCGAGCGTTATTTCTAAAACCGAATGAACCTGGCTGCGAGCCTTTCTTCGTTTCATCCTGTGCGCGAAGAGCTAATCATGGACATAGCCACCGCTACCACAGGGGATGGCGGTGTGGGAGGCCTCTACCGAAGGGGAAGGCGGGCTCTGCCAACCGCACGCACAGAGATCCGCCACGCACggctccgaggggatggcgggcATGAGATCCCCTGCTCCTCCTTGCCCTcacagtctctctgctgctcgtgGCGGCCGTCTAGCGAGGCATGGTCAAGGGGCATGACAACGGTGGTCATCTCTGCAATTGGGTATGGGTACATGATACTAGTGTGGGCATCCCACGGCGACAACTAGTGCGCGGCTGCGCAGGCTCCTCACCGTCTCGCCGCACGCGCCGCTGACCACCGCTCTCGTCCGTAGCCTGCGCGATGTCGATCTAGTGTTCGCCGCCGAAGTCATCGCTAGAGATATGCCGACATGGCTGACAGTACAATGGCATGGCTCATTTTTTTAACTGAGAAGCTCCGTGTCGTGTCTCCTAGGTGACTCGGGGCGACACGCCACGCCGCCACTCGCCCAGCCGCCGCAGGCCAACTTTGGCAGTCGTCGTCGCGGCTCCGACTAGCGATGGCAGTGGCCCACCGCGGTGCCCCAATTTTGCCTGGATCTACGGACTCGCAGAAAATGGATAAAAACCCTACCTGGTTCATTTGGGCTGACGGCGGTGGACAGGCTTGTGTCACCAACCTTCTTGAAGGCATCGTTGAAGTTTCGGTCCATCGAGGGAAGGCTGAGGATGAAAGTCCTGCTCGTAGGTTCTCCAACATTGATTGGCGTCTGGGGCGTCAATTTCCTTCATGAAGGCATCGCTAGAGCACCATGGCAAAAGAAGAAAATCTGCCCATCGCTCTTTCCCATGTGGTAACCCCTGGTCGTAGTGCTGTGCCTAATTGTACTTCATGCTTCTCCTCACTTGGTATGTCCAATTGTTGCTTGTTGTAGCTGTAGTCGTCGCTTAGGCCCCTTCTCATGCAGATGCTTTGCTACTGGGAGTGTGTTGGCCCCGCTCGCGGATGTTTTTGCCGTGTGGATGGTATTATTGCTTGTGCGGATGCTTTGCCGCCGGTGTTGTAGAGGATGTTGTCGTGGAGGTTGTGCTGCCATCGACGTGTGCCTCCCATGGAGGTCCCCCTCGCTCGTGGTCTTGAGGGCCACCTACCCTTAGTGACTCGGAGGAGTGCATGGCGCTTGCCGCATTGTTGGTCATAGCCGTTTCGGTGGATGCTTTGCCGCCGAGGTGTTCTGGTGGATGTTTTGTCGCCAAGGTTGATGTGGTTGCTTCGACGAATGCTTTGCTGTCTAGAGTTCTTGCGGATGCATTGCCGTTGTTTTATTTACGGATCCCACCACCGACTGCTACCAATGTGTTGAGTTTTTCTATATTAGGCTCGGTTGTTGGGGTTAATCATGTAGCTTGACCCCTCTCTCGTGCTTCTGAGCCCATTTTTCTTCTGTCACGTGTGTTAGTTTTTAGTGATGTATGTGGGGTGGTTTGCTTAGGCTTACCAAGGTTCACCCACTGTAATGTCTTTGCTCTTCTCTTTAATGAAAAACGTGTTTTGCACAATCTCGAAAAATGACCTAACTCTTATCGGCTGTGTCTAAGCCGTTGCTGCAGCTCCTAGGTGGGCATGACATGGTCCGATGCGTGAGTCGAGTCGTGCCAGAATGAACTAAAGCATGGATACATGCTGAGCATGTGTTATGTGGGCCATTCACATAGCGTATCGAGATATGTGTCATTCAGAACAGTAGGATTTGACATTGGGTAGTATGTATAGCACGAATCtcaaaacaattttgaatagtgCAGATAGGGCATACTGAGCATGTACATACTATATTGTGATACGTTATTGACCATGAACCCCTCAGGTCatgtcttaggccttgtttagatccaattttttttggtttttgacagtgtagcattttcgtttttatttgacaaatattgtctaatcatagagtaactaggcttaaaagatttagctcatgatttacaggcaaactatgtaattagtttttgttttcatctatatttaatgcttcatacatgtgccgcaagattcgatgtgacggagaaccttaaaaaaattttggtttttgggtgaactaaccaAATGCCTTAGACTGCGTTCGGTTGCCATAATTTTGCCCCTGGAACTATTCCAGCTTATCTAAACTATGTAAATTAGTGAAGCAAATCCATCTGGAATCATTCCAGTGACCCAAACCGGATCAACCGAACGAGCCCTTAGTCGGGCCTGGGCCGTGCTGGGGATGATGACCTATTTGGCTCCCGTGGCATCGCTATCCACGTGTTTCCACGCGTCACCCACTCCCgttcaaataaatattttgccgTGCTTACGCTGCATTATATAGCCTGTTAAAGGATCCACCCCACTCCATCAGTTTCGCCACAAACAGGAACCGGACAGGATCGGAGTTGCACAGCCATGCCGACCGGCGGAGGAGGCAACCGCGACGACGTCGCGCCCATGCACGTCGTGATGCTCCCGTGGCTCGCCTTCGGACACATCGTCCCGTTCGCGCAGCTGGCGCGGAGGCTgctggcctcctcctcctctgtccGCGTCACATTCCTCACAGCCGCCGGGAACGTCCCGCGCGTCGAGGCCATGCTGTCCTCCTCGGCGTCGTCCGCCGGCGGGGTGGCCGTCTTGCCGCTGCGCCTGCCTCGCGTGCCGGGGCTTCCCGAGGACGCCGCCAGCACGGCCGACCTCTCGCCCGACGGCGCCGAGCTGCTCAAGGTCGCGCTGGACGCCGCCCGGCCCCAGGTCGCCGCGCTGCTGGCCGAGCTCCGCCCGGACGCCGTGCTGCTCGACTTCGCCACCCCGTGGGCCTCCCACGACGCCGCGGCGCTGGGCGTCAAGTCGTTCTATTTCAGCGCCTTCTCCGCCGTCGCGCTCGCATACCTCGCCGTCCCCGCGCGCCGCCTCGACGGGCCCGGGGCGTCGGCGCGCGACCTCATGTCCGCCCCCGCTGGCTTTCCCGGATCCTCCCATCTCGCCACCGCCGGCGTCCCGGCGTACCAAGCCGCCGACTTCACCTACGTCTTCACCAGCTTCGGCGGCCAGCCCTGCGCCTACGACCGGTCGGTGGCCAGCACTCGGGCTTGCGACGGCGTCGTGCTCAAGACCTGCGCGGAGATGGAGGGCGTCTACATAGACTACTACGCCGCCCAGTTCCGGAAGCCCGTGCTGGTGGCGGGGCCGCTGGTGCCGGAGCCGCCGCGGGGGGACCTGGACGAGCGCTGGGCCACCTGGCTGTCGGCGTTCCCGGACGACGGCGCCGTCGTCTTCGCGTCGTTCGGCAGCGAGACGTTCCTGCCGCCCGCCGCGGCGACGGAGCTCCTCCTGGGGCTCGAGGCCACCGGCCGCCCGTTCCTCGCCGTGCTCAACTCCCCGGACGGCGCGGCGGCAGTCGT is a window from the Sorghum bicolor cultivar BTx623 chromosome 5, Sorghum_bicolor_NCBIv3, whole genome shotgun sequence genome containing:
- the LOC8069310 gene encoding anthocyanidin 3-O-glucosyltransferase, which encodes MPTGGGGNRDDVAPMHVVMLPWLAFGHIVPFAQLARRLLASSSSVRVTFLTAAGNVPRVEAMLSSSASSAGGVAVLPLRLPRVPGLPEDAASTADLSPDGAELLKVALDAARPQVAALLAELRPDAVLLDFATPWASHDAAALGVKSFYFSAFSAVALAYLAVPARRLDGPGASARDLMSAPAGFPGSSHLATAGVPAYQAADFTYVFTSFGGQPCAYDRSVASTRACDGVVLKTCAEMEGVYIDYYAAQFRKPVLVAGPLVPEPPRGDLDERWATWLSAFPDDGAVVFASFGSETFLPPAAATELLLGLEATGRPFLAVLNSPDGAAAVVPPPGFTERVSGRGLVHTGWVQQQHILRHRSVGCYVTHAGFSSVVEGLVAGCRLVLLPMKGDQYLNAALFARELRVGVEVARRDEDGWFGRQDVCDAVAAAVADGGEGDARKWADFLTDDGVQGRFADEFVRQLSELVSAAASS
- the LOC8069309 gene encoding anthocyanidin 3-O-glucosyltransferase; amino-acid sequence: MHVVMLPWLAFGHIVPFAQLARRLLASSSAVRVTFLTAAGNVPRVEAMLSSAASAGGVAVVPLNLPRVPGLPEGAASTANLSPEGAELLKVSLDAARPQVAALLAELRPDAVLLDFATPWASHDAAALGVKSFHFSVFSAVACAYLAVPARRPDGAGAGALPSAHDLLSVPTGFPASSPLAATGVPAYQATDFTYMFSSFGGKPCVHERLVAGIQACDGVVYKTCAEMEGAYVEYLAAQYRKPVLMAGPLVPDRPQGELDERWSTWLSAFPDGAVVFASFGSETFLPPAAAMELLLGLEATGRPFLAVLNCPDGEAVVAPPGFAERVAGRGVVCSGWVQQQHILHHRSVGCYVTHVGFSSVVEGLVAGCRLVLLPMKGDQYLNAALFARELRVGVEVARRDEDGWFGRQDVCDAVAAAVADGGEGEARKWADFLTDDGVQGRFADEFVRQLRELVSAASS